The Phoenix dactylifera cultivar Barhee BC4 chromosome 17, palm_55x_up_171113_PBpolish2nd_filt_p, whole genome shotgun sequence genome contains a region encoding:
- the LOC103717980 gene encoding UTP--glucose-1-phosphate uridylyltransferase: MAAVAADEKVSKLRSAVDGLDQISENEKNGFINLVSRYLSGDAQQIEWSKIQTPTDEVVVPYDSLAPYPEDLGTIKKLLDKLVVLKLNGGLGTTMGCTGPKSVIEVRSGFTFLDLIVIQIESLNKKYGCNVPLLLMNSFNTHEDTLKIVEKYSNSNIEIHTFNQSQYPRIVVEDFTPLPCKGKAGKDGWYPPGHGDVFPSLMNSGKLDALLSQGKEYVFIANSDNLGAVVDIQILNHLIDHQNEYCMEVTPKTLADVKGGTLISYEGRVQLLEIAQVPDAHVNEFKSIEKFKIFNTNNLWVNLKAIKRLVEADALKMEIIPNPKEVDGVKVLQLETAAGAAIRFFDNAIGINVPRSRFLPVKATSDLLLVQSDLYTLVDGFVIRNKARTNPANPTIELGPEFKKVGNFLSRFKSIPSIVELDSLKVSGDVWFGSGIVLKGNVSITAKPGVKLEIPDGAVLENKVINGPEDI; encoded by the exons ATGGCGGCCGTCGCTGCCGACGAGAAGGTCTCGAAGCTGCGCTCTGCGGTCGATGGTCTCGATCAGATCAG TGAAAACGAGAAAAATGGGTTCATCAATCTCGTCTCTCGCTATTTGAG TGGAGACGCGCAGCAGATCGAGTGGAGTAAGATCCAGACGCCGACTGATGAGGTTGTTGTGCCTTATGATTCCCTAGCGCCAtatccggaag ATCTTGGGACAATCAAGAAGCTTCTTGACAAGCTGGTTGTGCTGAAGCTCAATGGAGGTTTGGGTACGACAATGGGTTGTACAGGTCCCAA GTCTGTTATTGAAGTCCGCAGTGGGTTTACATTTCTTGACCTGATTGTCATTCAAATAGAG TCTCTGAACAAGAAATATGGTTGCAACGTCCCGCTTCTTTTAATGAATTCGTTCAATACTCATGAAGATACATTAAAG ATTGTGGAGAAATATTCCAACTCAAACATTGAAATTCATACCTTCAACCAG AGCCAATATCCCCGTATAGTTGTTGAAGATTTCACGCCTTTGCCATGCAAAGGAAAGGCAGGAAAGGATGGCTG GTATCCTCCAGGTCATGGAGATGTGTTCCCGTCCTTGATGAACAGCGGCAAGCTTGATGCATTACTTTCTCAG GGTAAGGAGTATGTTTTCATTGCAAACTCGGACAATTTGGGTGCTGTAGTTGACATAC AGATACTAAACCATCTAATCGACCACCAAAATGAATACTGCATGGAG GTGACCCCAAAAACTTTGGCTGATGTTAAAGGTGGTACACTGATCTCGTATGAAGGAAGAGTTCAG CTTCTGGAGATTGCACAAGTTCCTGATGCGCAT GTGAACGAATTCAAATCAAttgaaaaattcaagattttcAATACCAATAACCT ATGGGTGAACTTGAAGGCCATTAAGCGGCTTGTTGAAGCTGATGCACTTAAAATGGAGATAATTCCAAACCCTAAG GAAGTGGATGGCGTGAAAGTTCTTCAACTGGAAACAGCAGCTGGGGCAGCAATTCGA TTCTTTGATAATGCCATTGGAATTAACGTTCCCCGATCGCGGTTTCTTCCAGTGAAGGCAACATCAGATTTGCTGCTAGTGCAG TCTGATCTTTATACCTTGGTTGATGGCTTTGTAATTCGTAACAAGGCTAGAACAAACCCAGCAAATCCCACGATCGAACTAGGGCCTGAATTTAAAAAG GTGGGCAACTTCCTTAGCCGCTTCAAGTCTATTCCTAGCATAGTTGAGCTTGACAGCTTGAAGGTTTCTGGTGATGTATGGTTTGGTTCAGGCATAGTACTCAAG GGCAATGTGAGCATCACAGCTAAACCTGGAGTCAAGCTGGAAATTCCTGACGGGGCTGTGCTTGAGAACAAG GTTATCAATGGTCCTGAGGACATCTGA